Proteins encoded by one window of Kribbella italica:
- a CDS encoding polysaccharide deacetylase family protein, whose translation MPVPPPGKLLLAAAVLLGAALAQAAQPSAHPSTVAAPPMRTAAAHGPLAVQLPAAERKPAAKKPPVTRKNQRTDAPWTVPAGGKVLYLTFDDGPQPVYTPKVLAVLAKHHAQATFFVLGREAAAHPALVETTRRAGHHIGNHTWDHPMLTKLTPTRLRQEISTGVKSKCFRPPFRDTNAHVAAVAAQYHQHQVLWDVDTRDWEKPGVPAIERALLRGARPGAIFLMHDGGGNRAQTVAALDRALTKLSSKGYVFRSLPC comes from the coding sequence ATGCCCGTGCCGCCGCCCGGCAAGCTCCTGCTCGCTGCCGCCGTCCTCCTCGGGGCCGCCCTCGCCCAGGCCGCCCAGCCCTCCGCCCACCCGTCGACCGTCGCCGCCCCGCCGATGCGGACCGCCGCGGCCCACGGTCCGCTCGCCGTCCAGCTGCCGGCAGCTGAGCGGAAACCCGCCGCGAAGAAGCCGCCGGTGACGCGGAAGAACCAGCGGACCGATGCGCCCTGGACCGTCCCGGCCGGCGGGAAGGTGCTATACCTGACCTTCGACGACGGGCCGCAGCCGGTGTACACGCCGAAGGTGCTCGCCGTCCTGGCCAAGCACCACGCCCAGGCCACGTTCTTCGTGCTCGGCCGCGAGGCCGCCGCGCATCCGGCGCTGGTCGAGACGACCCGCCGGGCCGGCCACCACATCGGCAACCACACGTGGGACCACCCGATGCTCACCAAGCTGACGCCCACGCGGTTGCGCCAGGAGATCTCCACCGGCGTGAAGTCGAAGTGCTTCCGCCCGCCGTTCCGCGACACCAACGCCCACGTCGCGGCCGTCGCCGCGCAGTACCACCAGCACCAGGTCCTGTGGGACGTCGACACCCGCGACTGGGAGAAGCCCGGCGTACCGGCCATCGAACGCGCGCTGCTGCGCGGCGCCCGCCCCGGCGCGATCTTCCTCATGCACGACGGCGGCGGCAACCGCGCCCAAACCGTCGCCGCGCTGGATCGAGCCCTCACCAAACTGTCGTCGAAGGGCTACGTCTTCCGCTCGCTGCCCTGCTAG